In one window of Streptomyces sp. NBC_01224 DNA:
- a CDS encoding helix-turn-helix domain-containing protein — protein MRDTRNIRATKTKEDSDLPGVWVAYGKLLQHLRKRAELNQQALGDAIGYSLEQVASVEQGRRPAKEAFTVAADRVLAAGGLLEVLQADVDRAKLPQFFRNFALIEAEVLSRFSYDPLLVPGLLQTEAYARAVFGGHCPPFSEDIIDQHTEARLSRQKLLTRDPLAELSFVIGEEALRNPVGGAEVMRGQWQRLLEVGALRTVEVQVMPAGLGFHPGLDGPFVLVETKQLRRLGYIESQEVPSVVSDPAEVSAFGLRYGKLRSQALNVEASARLIERLVGET, from the coding sequence ATGCGGGATACGCGGAACATCCGGGCGACGAAGACGAAGGAGGACAGCGACCTGCCGGGGGTATGGGTGGCCTACGGCAAACTCCTCCAGCACCTGCGCAAGCGGGCCGAGTTGAACCAGCAGGCACTCGGAGATGCCATCGGCTACTCCCTGGAACAGGTCGCCTCGGTCGAGCAGGGACGGCGACCGGCAAAGGAGGCGTTCACCGTCGCGGCGGACCGGGTGCTGGCTGCGGGCGGGTTACTGGAAGTGCTCCAGGCCGATGTGGACCGGGCGAAACTCCCGCAGTTCTTCCGTAACTTCGCCCTCATCGAGGCGGAGGTGTTGAGCCGCTTCTCGTACGACCCGCTGCTGGTACCGGGCCTGTTGCAGACGGAAGCGTACGCACGGGCCGTGTTCGGGGGCCACTGCCCGCCGTTCAGCGAGGACATCATCGACCAGCACACGGAAGCGCGGCTGAGCAGGCAGAAGCTGCTGACACGGGACCCGCTGGCGGAACTGTCGTTCGTCATCGGGGAGGAGGCGTTGCGTAACCCGGTGGGCGGCGCGGAGGTAATGCGGGGACAGTGGCAACGCCTTTTGGAAGTGGGCGCGTTGCGTACGGTGGAGGTTCAGGTGATGCCTGCCGGGCTCGGATTCCATCCGGGTCTGGACGGACCGTTCGTCCTGGTGGAGACGAAGCAGCTCCGCCGCCTCGGGTACATCGAGTCCCAGGAAGTCCCGAGCGTCGTCAGTGATCCGGCAGAGGTCAGCGCCTTCGGGTTGCGATATGGCAAGCTGCGATCGCAGGCCCTGAACGTCGAGGCGTCTGCGCGGCTCATCGAACGGCTGGTGGGAGAGACATGA
- a CDS encoding DUF397 domain-containing protein, with translation MSVEQVSESVDELHWFKSSYSGSGGGDCVEVAADASAVYVRDSKVTGGGPVLRVGRGEWATFVTLARG, from the coding sequence ATGAGCGTGGAGCAGGTATCCGAGAGCGTTGACGAGCTGCACTGGTTCAAGAGCAGCTACAGCGGATCGGGCGGCGGCGACTGCGTGGAGGTGGCTGCCGACGCCAGTGCAGTGTATGTACGGGACTCGAAGGTCACGGGTGGCGGACCGGTGCTGCGGGTCGGCCGGGGCGAGTGGGCGACGTTCGTGACTCTCGCGCGTGGTTAG